tgttttgccctgtatatagtgtatatagtttaaataaaccttttgattctttttctacttccgcctcacgcctctgcatttgagtcatccccctggtggcctagtgggggtttgctggattatcacaccaacgaaccaggttcaaatcccagcaaaaccctaacatgcactgcaaagcctcagactcaatattatattatgattgatttaaagtgaataaattgtaatggaaaataaataaaattgagtagcttcagtaaatcataagtggaaatgtgtctgtcaagtcataaTTGAATGGTCAagatattatgaatgtttattttaaaaaaacacacatttggtggcctgttcatgaccatacatcaccaataacagcagaatagggtattattgatataccatgtaaggtagtatgtgctagaaatgggtaaaccactatctgtgagtcttccagcagccggcgcggcgcagtgggggcggcgtcccacattgtccctcaaaaacataacccttgtccccccttgggcttatgagcaggtaGTCACCCTAGGTCCACATGGGTTTTCTTCCACATACAATAAACTACCCTTggtgtgaatgagtatgtgaatgtATGTATATGATCTGTGATGGACTGCCatctcatccagggtgtattcccatatTGGGCCAAGTGTTCCTGTAATAGGTTCCAGATTCACCATGATCCTGGCAAGGATAAATCCATATCCTTTAGAAGAGCAAAATACATTCTCACAGGTGCAAATGTTCTTTAGAAATTGCTGGTGGTGACCCAGTCCAAAGTCCAGCATATTATCCAGGAGCGCATGAAGGAACTACAGGACCTCAGACACAATGTGGATGTTCTCAAGGTGAGTTCAGTGACTACAGTACTTTCAAGTACTGATTTATCCATTGCAGCCATCTATTGGTAGGCATGCATTGTTCAGCCACTTTGCTGTCTAATGCCACCAAAAGCAATTAGGTAATCAGATTCCAGGACTATAACCAATAGAATAATCTCTTTACAGTTGTCTCTGGTTGGCAATGTATTATCTACATTTCTAGTCAGTCATGGTTCTTAAATCATGGGTTGAGACCCTAAAGTGATTTGTGGAAAGCAATTTTTCAGTTGGTGGGGTCTGAATTATATTTGAAATGCTTGAATTGCTTTTAAGCTTGGTTGCAATTTTATTCATAAACCAATGTTGGGTTGCAAATTAATAATAAACAACAAATGTGTGCTCTGTGTCCTGAGGATAGACCAGTAAAGAATTAACAGGAACTCATGCTTTCTGTTGCCTCCTGGCTATAGGGTAATGCTCACCGAGCCCAAGTGGCCAGCGATAAGCTCTTCAGCGAGATGCTGCAGTCTGTGGAGCGCTGGCATGCTGAGATTTGCCAACTCATTCAAGCTAACCTGCAGGCTGCCATGGCACAGGCAAGTCATCTGACAATAGACCTTCCCAGCTCAGTCGtcatttttgttttgttatttGTTCTACACCTAAACACACTGAATTATTGTTCCGGTCTTGCCTGATGGAACAGACCTCTTGAAAAGCTTTAAATGCTAACACACTAGGTAGAATGAGAGTCTTATCAAACTGTCTGACTGATTTTACTCTTGCactcttataaaaaaaaattcctggaagaaaccaatttgggtgggtttcctccaggtgctatggtttccgccacagttcaaagacatgcagatttggtaaaatacccagccactggggttgtacaagcaagtgcatacttggtgccggtcccaaggccggatagattggggagggctgCGTCAAGAAGGGTATCCACCTGGATACCCTTCTTGACGcagccctccccaatctatccggccttgggaccggcaccaagtatgcacttgcTTGTACACCTAAATTTCTGGAAACTCCCCAGGTCACCCTCTCAGATTTTGCTGAAAAAATTCTTACATGTAGATCTATATGTTTCTGCAACCCCTGCAAATTATTAGCTTTCAATTCCTTATAGTTTCCGAAAAACAGGCCTTTGAAATTTGACCCCCAAAAAGCTAAATTTGCAAAACGTGCTTTCTTCCAACTTCAGGAGCTTATAATTTTAAAATGGATTAAACCTGGAAGCCAATATTGCAGATATTTACTAAATGGCATCCAAATTTTTCAATTATGCCATCAGTTAGCCTCTGGGATGCTTATTTATCACTctataggaagccaaaaatggcttTTCGGCCAAAATGAGCTAAAATAGGGTGTAACTATAGGAGCCATTCTGGAAAAATGGATCAACTCAGACTTTTCTCCTTATAACACAGTAATTATATGGTCATTATCTGTTCATAGGTACGTTTTTTCCAGGATAACACTGTTAGGTGATGAATTACAAAAGTTTTAACATAAGCCCATCTCTCTGAGGGCCCAAAAATAGCCCATTTTTGCCCCCCCAGTTTgaccatgtggctaggggttCAGGATCTTCTAATTTTTTCTTGATATTGTCTCCTATGAGATGTATCAACTGACCAAGTTATTTTAGCGAACACCTATGGCTTCACATTTAAATAAATTTTTATGTAAATGAACGTTTTTTTCATAAATCACTGTTTTGTCATATTCAGGACCTTATGAATCTGAAACATAACTATATAGAAAAGTGATACTGCACAAATCTATAAACTGGCATACACATTTTCATATTCTGGAATGAGAATGCCTGAAGAATGCTTAGTTTTCTATCTATGGGAAACTGAAAATGGTAATTTGGCCCAAACTGGTCATTATTTATGAAGAGGTCCTTAAGTGAGGTTATGTGACAATATTGATTATTCTACTCATAAAGTACTGGTAATAATGTTAGGTACTTTTGCCATTCATAAATATATTGTTTCAATCATGATCCATACATGTttggagttttatttaaaaacctgTCTAACAGTACTTTAACAGTTTACTGAAGTCATGTTAGTTATGGCatacaccaccagatggagtgacAGTCTAGGGACAGCAGAGTCAGCCTGTCTGTCTGCACATTCTTTGTGTGGTTGAGGCCCCCGACATAAAATCTGGAGGACGTCAGTATCAACTGTCACAGCATGACTTTAAGCATGTTCAAGATCTGTTTTCTAAGATGTAACATTATGCACCTTTTAATACTACATATTAAGTGTCATGACAGATGAAAATGGCATTAAGGAGTTTTCTAAAAGTGGTAAAAATGACTCTTTGTCTTTGTATACATGCATATTATATAGAGTGTACATGTGTGTATCTGTATGTAGTAAAGAAATGAGATGCTACTCAAATAAACATTTTCTAGAGGTATTCTGATACAACAATCTAAACTGTTTTATGGCAGCTTATAAAACTCTGTAGTACCTCTGTCCAGGATAGTTCCATTTCAGGCCTACAGGTATAAGCTGATAAATATGAGAAAAATGGaataatcataaaaaaaaaagtttgtgtacaTAAAAATTGATTTAAATATGAAGCCATGGGTGTTCGTTAAAATAATTTGGTCAGTAGATACATCCTATAAGAGAcaatatttagaaaaaaaaaatgaatatcctgaacccctagccacatggtcAAACTGGGGGGCAAAAAATGGGCTATTTTGGGGCCCTCAGAGAGATGGGGTTATGTTAAAACTTTTGTAATTCATCACCTAACAGTGTTATCCTGGAAAAAATGTACCTATGAACAGATAATGACCATATAATTACTGTGTTATAAGGAGAAAAGTCTGAGTTGATCCATTTTTCCAGAATGgctcctacactgtaaaaaaaaaccttgtcaaatttacagtgaaaaactggcagctgtggttgccattttttcaccataaaaaatacagtgacagtgtatatggctttacggtaaggtatatcaacacttgtaaaaacaacagtttgaaaatgttcaattttacaggtattcaatgtacaataatcagtacataactgttaattttacggatattcattgtacaataaacaatgattcaaaatgatggttacaagcaatgatctactagacagatatatatatatttttgggcttttttcacctttattgaataggacagtgcagagacaggaaatgagctggaaagagagacggggagggatcgggaaatgacctcaggtcagaattgaacccaggtccccagattcattgtatgacaccttagttgactgagccacaatggtgggcatgtttttgtttttttaacagggcaatgatgtaattttaaccatcacattctgttttagtcttacagtttgtctgtgtttaaactacaacaatttgtaaattatacaaaaaaatatgatcaattcaacatattcttactgttaaattaacagtggcatttggttaggagttttacagtatattgatgtaaattacacactgcttcattgtttttgtatttacagtttttttatgtcatgattttacataaattcactgttaattctacggacattttttacagtgtatagttACACCCTATTTTAGCTCATTTTGGCCAAAaagccatttttggcttcctatagAGTGATAAATAAGCATCCCAGAGGCTAACTGATGGCATAATTGAAAGATTTGGATGCCATTTAGTAAATATCTGCAATATTGGCTTCCAGGTTTAATCCATTTTAAAATTATAAGCTCCTGAAGTTGGAAGAAAGCACGTTTTGCAAATTTAGCTTTTTGGGGGTCAAATTTCAAAGGCCTGTTTTTCAGAAACTATGAGGAATTGAAAGCTAATACTTTGCAGAGAGTGTAGAAACATATAGATCTACATTTAGGAATTTTTCCAGCAAAATCTGAGAGGGTGACCTGGGGACccctaggtgagttggcacggaatgaccccagggtaaaacctatgccaaatcaagtaTTCGGAACAGGTCCGCTGTGACAACCCCTACCAGGCACAGCCGAAAGAAGTCGATAACTCTTACAAGAAGAGGTCATCTGTTTATTTCCCAAAATGCATTTATCTATATAAATCTAAATGTATAAATTAAGTCTGATCGTATCGGCAGGCTGATAACTATGTGGAGCAGCTGGAGCAGGAGATCATGGAGCTACAGCGGCGAAATGCAGAGTTGCGGCATATACTTGAAACTGAGGACAACATACATTTTCTCCAGGTACACCACCACGTTTCGTAACTATCTAAAGGTATCTCTTCAAATTCAGAAGCTCATGCATAAGAACTGGAACTCACTCTTGGATACGTTTAGAGACACACCACAGAAATGCATGAGATTAAAAGCATCTCCTCATAGCAAAAGAAGGCTTGGGTACTGTTAGTAAAAATGTCTTTATGTACATTGCAGTTGCTCAGATTTATAGCTCTTGCCTTAACTGCACATGGTAGCAATTGGTAACAACTAATTTCCACTGGATTGAGACATGGACACCAATTGGTAATTAATTATAACAAATTCATTATTGGCACAATCAACACTTTTGCAGAATTTTCCAGTGCTGTGTATTGCCCCAGAGCCAATGGTACCCAAAGTCCTGATCAACCAAGAGTTCTCCTTTAGTGAGGTTACCAAAACTGTGACTGATATGAAGGAACACCTGGATGACATCTGCAAAAAAGAGCTGGACAACTTGTCCAAAAAAGGTGACTGATGATCCATCATACAACACACTAACACTGATTAATGTCAGGGTTTTCTAACCCCCCAAACATTTTGCTGTCTTTCTGCTCGCAAATGCAACAACTGCTCCTCTACTATTCAaggtttgtgattttttttttgttggaggACAGGAAATATATGTCTAATCAAGGGTTCCTAGAGGACTGATTTGGGAAACACTGGTTTATGTGACCTAGCTTTAGCAAGTATTCTTGGCCAGTGATcaaaaataaatgacatttttatcCTCCACCTATAGTGAGTGACATCCCAGTCTATGTGTTAATCCCCAGGACTGGTGGTCGGTTTAAAGGTAAGAGGACACCAATGTCCCTTTTTAAACATTCCCTTTAGAAGTCTTACAAATATTAGTCTACAAAGATGAACCTTTTATGGGAAGAATTCCTTTAATTTCAACTTTTAATAAATATTTTTAGATAGTGTTTCCTCCACACCAACAAAAACTGATCTTCATGAGCCCAAAACTCGAGCAGACTTCCTCAGATGTAAGTTGTGATGATGTGATTCATCATGTTAGAATTAAGGTTGTAAATGGTAGTTATAAGTGTTGGATTGGATGCATCAAATCTAACAAAACAAGATGGTTCATGatagatttaaattttttttaattgccccAATAAGACCATGATGCAGTTTATGAAGACCTGATCTTAGAACCTGTATAAATGAATACTCCTTGATCTCTGAAATGTTCTCTTGGCGAACAGATACAGTGAGACTTACATTTGACCCCAATACAGCCTACAAGGAGTTGGTCGTGTCTGACGGGAAGCGCAGGGTGGTTCGAAAGCGCATGGCCCAGTTTTACCCAGAGCATCCAGACCGCTTTGATGGTTTTTGCCAGGTATTTCTTGTGGATTTTGGCGATAATCATCTTCTTTTTTCTGTATGTAGTCAACTGTGGTTGGTGGTCTGATGTTTACTTTTTTGGTTTTACACTGGAGCTACGTAATGGAAGTCTCCCTCACCAATCATCTTGTCGCCCCAAACCAGTTTTGTTCTTTGTCTCTGGTGATTAGGATATGGTGGGAATACGGTCTTCTGTAAACACGAATGAAACTTCACAGCGTGTAAATACTGGATCAGGATCGTTTCCAGGCAGCCATCTTAAATGATAGGAATCATGTTTTATTACATACAGATTAAAGGATAGTTAAAGTGACACAAATACAAAGTCTAAGTTCGAACTTTTGTTCTGTTTCTCAAGCTTAAGTTTGAACGTTTTGATTAAATTAGGTTTGAATATCCTGCTTTGTAACTCTGGAACGTGTCCGGTTTGTCCCAGGTCTTGTGCTCTGAGCCCTTTAGTGGCTTCCGtcattactgggaggtggagtggagtggCGAGTTCTCCGTTGGTGTCACCTACAAAAGCATCAGCCGCAAAGGCAAGAACTCGCACAGCCTCCTTGGCTACAACGACCAATCCTGGAGCCTCCTGTGTTCCGAATCTGGATACTCGGCCTGGCACAACAAGATGGACAAAGAAATCCCAAGTATGCCTACAGCCTCACGGATTGGCGTGTATCTCGATTATGCTGGTAATTCTTTGTCCTTCTATGCAGTCTCAGAAAACATGGAGCTCATCCACAGGTTCCAAGCCAAGTTCTCCGAGCCGCTATATGCCGGGTTTGGAGTCGGAGCCTCTGTATGGCTGTGCTCACCGGAGATCACCACGCAGCTGTACACTTGAGGACAACATCAAGCTGAAACATAATATTTCCTGGGCCAATACTAGGACAAGTCAATGTAATTTGAATATTTATGAGTTCTTACCGTAGCTGTCCAGTTGGGTCTTACTTGGAACCTTTTCAAAAATGGCTGCCCTGTTACAAGGTCCTTAAAACCAAGAAGCCTTAACAAATTGTTTCATTGTCTTTTTACCAATTCATATTAGCATGCTAATGAACTAGCATGCCAACAAGTCAGCTGTCATGTATAAGGAGGGGTGGAAAAGTACTGAAAATTTTTACTTTAGACAGAATCTTCCTTGAAAACACATTCTACAGGAGTGTTAAAAAGTAAAACATCAATCACATTGTTTGCTCATGAACTAATTGGAAGCAAAATACTTTGTAAATATCAAACATCTACCATTAGCTAGAATTTGACTTGCTGCCTATCCAGTGACTGGAATTGATGATGGAATTGAAGATAACAGGCTCATGGTTAAACAGAAGCAGTTAACATTAGGAAATTAGCAAAACTTACCTTGTTAAATTTATCTCGACTTCATGCCTGTGAGGGATGTAAAGGAGATGCCTCATTTTATACGAGTCTTTGTTGACTCCAGCAGATTGAAACATTTTACTGAAGTAGGGACAGGGGCACTTGTACTCAAGTTTAATGCTGCAGTCCAGCGAAGCATTCACTACCAGACACATGGATAACTATCGAGCTAACGACGCTGTGTAGTAGTGTTGTAGaactctcaagaccactttttgacagTCTTTGTCTTGTCTcgatctcagacatagaggattctggattttatttcaagacccgtcaagaccacaactgtggggatctcATGAAACTCCCTGTGCATTGttcgatttatttgttaacatcgctaCTGTACTTGGACGTGAAATTTCCtagttcaaatgcaaccaataatgtgactcattgccaaCTCAAATTTTACTTCTTGTTAATGGctatcacccctcccccaccccctttcacacacactggtctggtcctggtcttgacttggtctcaccctgccttggtcttgacttgatctcaacccctcaaagtcttggtcttgtcttggtctcaatactcttcggTCCTGGTCATGACTtgttctcggtttaggtggtctcgactacaacactactgTGTAGCCTGAAAAGATTACAGCAGATTTTGATAATACAATAATACTTCAGTGAAATATGAACGCAACAGAAGTAGTTTCCATCCCATGTATAAACAGTGTAATCTAGTTATTCATATATTTGTGCtgttttgtaacttttttgtattttgaacaAATATGTTCAgtctagggtggcatggtggtgtagtggttagcgctgtcgcctcacagcaagaaggtccgggttcgagccccgtggccggtgagggcctttctgtgcggagtttgcatgttctccccgtgtccgcgtgggtttcctccgggtgctccggtttcccccacagtccaaagacatgcaggttaggttaactggtgactctaaattgaccgtaggtgtgaatgtgagtgtgaatggttgtctgtgtctatgtgtcagccctgtgatgacctggcgacttgtccagggtgtaccccgcctttcgcccgtagtcagctgggataggatccagcttgcctgcgaccctgtagaacaggataaagtggctacagataatgagatgagtatgttCAGTCTGGAACAATTAAATAACATCTCCAACCAATATACAGTTGATATTTCAAATGACAAAGCACTCATGTCATCTGTCCTAATGTTATACATTAAACAAACATTTCCCCGAACCTTTGTTGAGCTTAAGTTGCTAATAGCATGAACGTAAAGCCTGCTAATGAACatcaagtgtatgtaatgcctttttgtaatgctttaaaatgaatatatatcattagtaacgaccaaaattaattaataaagcagggggaaacataattattatttgttattttattatcaagcacaaaactatagaTAAATCGCAGCgtccggatcccggaaaaaggcagccttgcccggGGGCCTAATCTCTCATGACATCAcacgtggaaccccggttatccgGGTCATTTCGATTCATCTGAccccgtgcttgtttactcactgaaattgcaTATTGTTGTTGAAATCTTGCAAAAATAATGATGTGAAAgcgctgcgttgtgtttggatgttcaaatctatatacaacaggacattcagttcacaaatttccaagaaaacacacaaatctaaagcgacagtgggtgaagtttgtgcaaacgaagcaggcagatttcgtgtcacctactaataataaatctgcaggggtgaaagtaacttttatttcttgccagtactattattttgagtcatagtgcgcgcATAGTGcatgccgaaaaatacacctgattatttattattgtctacttatcaagcattcactaggacttcttatcactcagtagtactagtatagtactttttttatCACACTAGGAATAATGAAACACTTCCACGGTGCTCCCCAGCCAGCAGCTCCAATCCTGGATCCAGCTTAATGAAGTCATCAGGAGCAACCATGGCAGCCAGTTTCGGCCCCTACTCCTCAACTGCCTTCTGCCATGGCGGGGCCCCTCCCTAAGGAGGCTTCAGAAGAGCTGGTGCTGACTGGGACATCATGAGCTAAACATATTACAGATAATACTAGCCTAGCCACACTTTGTCATCACGCTTCAGCCAGATGAAATACAAAGCTTTCTCCGCTGCCTGTTGCAACGCAGCTACCAACGTTCTCAATTCCCTAGTAGTAAATCCTAACCGACCACGCATTACCTTTACCAGTTCTCTGCTAACATAACCATGGCAACCAACAGCAAGGTGATAATACTCTGGATTCCAGCCAGCCTCTCTACAAGCCTCAATCAATTCCTCATACCGCCTGTACTTCCGGTCTTCTGCATCTCCAAAGTTCTCTTCCCACGGCACTGTTAATTCAAGCAGGATCACTTGCTTGGCATCGACACTCCACACCACTAAGTCTGGACGCTGACTAgttgttacaaccggaaagacaaGGGAACTGCCCAGGTCTGCCTCCACTTTCCATGTTCCCTGCCACCTCTCGTCCACTACTTGTTTCTTTGGGGATGGTTTTGTTGCTCCCTTCTTCCCTTCTTGGTGAAACACAACTTTTCTTTGGCACCCCTTCATCGGCAACTTCCCTTGAATAATATCCACCTTCATTTCAATAGCTTCTACAATGACCCTTAATACCTGATTGTGCCGCCAGGTATACTGATCTTTCAAACCCATAGGGCAGGCGGACAAGATGTGACGCAGTGTGCCATACTGTCCACACTGGCACTTGCTGTCTTCAGACACTTTCCAACGTACAAGGTTAGCTGGAGATGGAAGCATGTCATAAGTCGACCTCACCAAGAAGCTCAGTCGCGCCGGTTCCCATGCCCACAACCCTTTCCAGGACAACTTCCTTCCAATCACAAGCTCTTCCCACCTTAGACACTGCCCTTGCTGACTACACTGCACCAGGTGTACGTACCTTCTCTCCCGTTCCATCCACTTCACCTCATTCACAACCGCATCTCTTCTCTCCTTGTCATTACTCTGGCAAAATGGTTTGAAGTTATGCGTACCTAGTCCCCTCCTATCCCTTTGAACTGCTCCTACAATGTCTAAATACCTCAAACTACTCATCGCTTTATCCACCTCTCCCTCGGCATTCCACTTCTTACCAGTGCGTACCTCTGGAGGGTCCTTTCGAAAGGCCTGGTCCTTTGAATACCTCAACATCATTACTGTTCTCACCTTACCCACCTTATACTCCTCAAAAATGGATGCAAGAGGTAATTCTAGTTGACCACCCTTCCCATACAGTGCTGTGTTATTAAGCTGTCTTGGAAGTCCGAGCCATTTCCATATATAAACACTGCATCTCTGCTCAATCCGCTCAACCCTTGAAGCTGCAACCTCATACATCATAATGGGCCACATCAGTCTCGGGTACAGTCTAAACTGAAGACACCACACCTTGAACTTTCCCGGTAGTTTAGTCTTATCAATACTCCTAAGGCCTTCCTCTGCCTGGTTCAGGATCTCTACTCCTTGGTGACGGTCACTCAGTGTGCCTTGTACCACCTGCCTAGACTCTTCACCGGTTGTTCTCTCACAGTGGGAATAATGTCTCCAGCTACTGAGAAGCGAATCTCTTTCtgttttactcatctcatctcatctcattatctctagcc
Above is a window of Neoarius graeffei isolate fNeoGra1 chromosome 28, fNeoGra1.pri, whole genome shotgun sequence DNA encoding:
- the ftr84 gene encoding tripartite motif-containing protein 16 isoform X4, whose translation is MADSNMCCLCADTLQDPITIPCGDTFCLECIKMYWDQSDYLGVYNCPECRATFTPRPILRRNVPSIGHHEHHSSLTALTPFPDLKRDSLCDFCTGRRNRAVKSCLVCLAYYCETHVKPHYESATFKRHKLVDEMGHLDRKICPQHEKSLELFCKSDQMCICVFCTVREHRGHNTVSAEDERTEKQKLLVVTQSKVQHIIQERMKELQDLRHNVDVLKGNAHRAQVASDKLFSEMLQSVERWHAEICQLIQANLQAAMAQADNYVEQLEQEIMELQRRNAELRHILETEDNIHFLQNFPVLCIAPEPMVPKVLINQEFSFSEVTKTVTDMKEHLDDICKKELDNLSKKVSDIPVYVLIPRTGGRFKAYKELVVSDGKRRVVRKRMAQFYPEHPDRFDGFCQVLCSEPFSGFRHYWEVEWSGEFSVGVTYKSISRKGKNSHSLLGYNDQSWSLLCSESGYSAWHNKMDKEIPSMPTASRIGVYLDYAGNSLSFYAVSENMELIHRFQAKFSEPLYAGFGVGASVWLCSPEITTQLYT
- the ftr84 gene encoding tripartite motif-containing protein 16 isoform X2, encoding MADSNMCCLCADTLQDPITIPCGDTFCLECIKMYWDQSDYLGVYNCPECRATFTPRPILRRNVPSIGHHEHHSSLTALTPFPDLKRDSLCDFCTGRRNRAVKSCLVCLAYYCETHVKPHYESATFKRHKLVDEMGHLDRKICPQHEKSLELFCKSDQMCICVFCTVREHRGHNTVSAEDERTEKQKLLVVTQSKVQHIIQERMKELQDLRHNVDVLKGNAHRAQVASDKLFSEMLQSVERWHAEICQLIQANLQAAMAQADNYVEQLEQEIMELQRRNAELRHILETEDNIHFLQNFPVLCIAPEPMVPKVLINQEFSFSEVTKTVTDMKEHLDDICKKELDNLSKKVSDIPVYVLIPRTGGRFKDSVSSTPTKTDLHEPKTRADFLRSYKELVVSDGKRRVVRKRMAQFYPEHPDRFDGFCQVLCSEPFSGFRHYWEVEWSGEFSVGVTYKSISRKGKNSHSLLGYNDQSWSLLCSESGYSAWHNKMDKEIPSMPTASRIGVYLDYAGNSLSFYAVSENMELIHRFQAKFSEPLYAGFGVGASVWLCSPEITTQLYT
- the ftr84 gene encoding tripartite motif-containing protein 16 isoform X1, which produces MADSNMCCLCADTLQDPITIPCGDTFCLECIKMYWDQSDYLGVYNCPECRATFTPRPILRRNVPSIGHHEHHSSLTALTPFPDLKRDSLCDFCTGRRNRAVKSCLVCLAYYCETHVKPHYESATFKRHKLVDEMGHLDRKICPQHEKSLELFCKSDQMCICVFCTVREHRGHNTVSAEDERTEKQKLLVVTQSKVQHIIQERMKELQDLRHNVDVLKGNAHRAQVASDKLFSEMLQSVERWHAEICQLIQANLQAAMAQADNYVEQLEQEIMELQRRNAELRHILETEDNIHFLQNFPVLCIAPEPMVPKVLINQEFSFSEVTKTVTDMKEHLDDICKKELDNLSKKVSDIPVYVLIPRTGGRFKDSVSSTPTKTDLHEPKTRADFLRYTVRLTFDPNTAYKELVVSDGKRRVVRKRMAQFYPEHPDRFDGFCQVLCSEPFSGFRHYWEVEWSGEFSVGVTYKSISRKGKNSHSLLGYNDQSWSLLCSESGYSAWHNKMDKEIPSMPTASRIGVYLDYAGNSLSFYAVSENMELIHRFQAKFSEPLYAGFGVGASVWLCSPEITTQLYT
- the ftr84 gene encoding tripartite motif-containing protein 16 isoform X3, with protein sequence MADSNMCCLCADTLQDPITIPCGDTFCLECIKMYWDQSDYLGVYNCPECRATFTPRPILRRNVPSIGHHEHHSSLTALTPFPDLKRDSLCDFCTGRRNRAVKSCLVCLAYYCETHVKPHYESATFKRHKLVDEMGHLDRKICPQHEKSLELFCKSDQMCICVFCTVREHRGHNTVSAEDERTEKQKLLVVTQSKVQHIIQERMKELQDLRHNVDVLKGNAHRAQVASDKLFSEMLQSVERWHAEICQLIQANLQAAMAQADNYVEQLEQEIMELQRRNAELRHILETEDNIHFLQNFPVLCIAPEPMVPKVLINQEFSFSEVTKTVTDMKEHLDDICKKELDNLSKKVSDIPVYVLIPRTGGRFKDSVSSTPTKTDLHEPKTRADFLRYTVRLTFDPNTAYKELVVSDGKRRVVRKRMAQFYPEHPDRFDGFCQVLCSEPFSGFRHYWEVEWSGEFSVGVTYKSISRKGKNSHSLLGYNDQSWSLLCSESGYSAWHNKMDKEIPISENMELIHRFQAKFSEPLYAGFGVGASVWLCSPEITTQLYT